Within the Eucalyptus grandis isolate ANBG69807.140 chromosome 1, ASM1654582v1, whole genome shotgun sequence genome, the region GGATGATCTCTTTTACCTAGAGCGTCCACTATGCCCAGATCCTTTTCAAATTGTAGCATGGCCAAAGGACAAAAGCCTTCCTCAAGGATTCAACTTAGGAAGGCCTTTCTTATGGAGAAAACATAAATTCGACACCAACATGATTAGGTCTTTTCAGTCTTCGACCTGATCGCAGCCGCGCAACCCCTCGAACCACCACTAGACACACTGTCATTCatctaaaacaattaaaatatgaaGAGAAATTTCAATGTAGGAGTAATGAAACTTGATTAGAAAAGGGACATGAAGTAGCGTGTCTTACTAGAAAAACCACATGGATTAATAATTCATTGATCGCAATTGGCGAACGATGtgatataaaaataaagattattTGGGGCTGAAACATGGTGAAAACATTTGTTTTCGGTCACCTCATTTATCGCAGTAGAGAATTAGGCGTGTACTCCACTCTAGCGCATCTGAATATATTCCTCTGTTTTTTGGGGAACCGTACAAGGTACGtttttagattaatatcaccaaaaatcttaaatttaattTACGTCTTTTATTTATCCCATTTTAATTTTCGCGTCACAAAAGAttttaaattggtatactagtaCTATAAGGGCCTCGACGattatcatatcatataaaatCTTAATTAGTATGCCCATgccacatttacctcaaaataattttcacatcacaaaaaaatcatgcattttAGTAGATGCCCTCTTAAGGAAAAATTAGCAGATTTCTCAATTCAGCACGCATGTAttgatttggagtttttttttgtgacatgaaaattagtttgaaacGAATTTTACATAAATGTTGGAAGTGTAAAAATTCTCGACCCAAACCAAATCGAAAAGTTTGGGTATTTTCGAGTCGGGTCTTTTTTTGATTCAGGTAATAGGCGAAAGAAGTGACATCTTTGTCgtttaattttctttggatTAGGCCGGTTTAGGTTCTCGAAACACATTCTCATCTCCAGATAGCGTGAAGCCCTCCAAGAACAGTCTCCTTCCCCATTGCCATATGCACCTCAATTTTtctaaagaaagaaacaaaaagatcgTTTATCTATGTCGGATCTAGACTGCATAAGTACTCATCAATGTCAACTTCAAGGCCTCTAGACATTTTAAAAGAACATTTATCCATGTAGTATCAAATTTTGGACATTTTGTAACATGGAAATTAGTACGGAAAGAATATGAcatgaatataatattttggaattttattaGTCCTTTGTTTTTACCCGTTACCTAACTGAGATTAtccaaattcaattcaaaagctTGACCAGATCTCATTTCCAAGAAGGCgtgcccccaaaaaaaaaaaaaaaaaaacaaaacaaacctgTTCCCAAGAGAAAATCATGGACGATACGCAAAGGTAAATTGCTTGTCAATTAACTTTTTCTGACTCGGAGGAGCAACTTACACAACTTCACCTTGGCAAATTGCCTTTGTGGAGGGTTCTGATCATATGTAAAGAAGAAGGCCGCAAGAAAATCTAGAGTTTTATGCAAAGCGAATAATCTTAGTGTAAAATCTTTTTTAAtaagtgcaatcaagttatatatttcttttaagaatttttcaaTCGCACGTTTTCTACATAGTAATTAATGACCGTCGACATGACAACACTAAATCGCATCCAACAGAAGTTTATAATTTGCTTACACCGTAAGGCAAGACGTTCACGGCTTATCTTCTTCAATTAAAGGATCGTACTTTTGATAAAATATTGCTTAGAAGAATCATTAATACCATGTCAATTTCGTTCTACAGGCTTTGCGTAGCTGGCGGATTACCTAGATTTGTCATGTAGCTAGCTTGGACCTAACATTAGGGGCCTATGcctcttttttattctgttttcttTTAACTTGTGAAGTAGCGTCAGCGCAAAGTGTCAAAATTCTGGCACGCCATCGATATCCGGTCGACATTTTCGACGGAGTTAGCATCAATcgccaaaagaaaatattcaatttcaCGATTGAGCATCGCTAAATAGGaagatttatctttaatttcaaaCCCGCTTGGGACTCGTACAATTTAAGAACTTAGAAGTTATAACACTTCATTCGTTTTacggaaaaaaaatgatttgaaaagtattttttctgaaaataatcaCTTTTATTTCTTATAAAGACGAATAAATTAAGATGTTTTCATCACTTAAACATAACTTATTATCAATAAAGATATTATTTTCATCGGCTAATTActttaaatgataaaaaagattTATCTCTAATTTTGGCCCATGTGAGACTCACATAATTTAAGGACTTAGATACATTAATGCTTTGCTCATTTAACAAACaatgaatgttttgaaaaacattttcctgaaaaatgatcCATTTTATCTCTTATAGAAATGAATaaacacaaaaatatttttatcatcaacGAAAATATCTATACATAAGTtcttgtcaataatgaaaacatttttcatggacTACTTATTTCAAGTGTCAcgagcaatcatttttttttttattttcttcaaattattcattttgtgTGAATCAAATAGGACCTATGTAACGGCTCGATCTAACGAAGGTGTGGATAAGGAGCGGATTGTAGTAGACTTCTAGGATGATAAAGGTGATAGGCAAGAACCGATTCACATTGAATAGAGGGGACAGCGTGCCtggaatatatatatgtatgcgTATCAAAACTGGAATTAACTCACGGATGTGATTTTTAATGTAACCGCAGTGCGTGGCTTTGGAGTGTAAACATACTTAGATAAAAGTATTATCAGGATGAATGACCTTTTGGAAAAGGTCTCCACTATTCACCAAAATATAAAATCGCGAGACTCGGCACGAGGACATGTCAAAACAAAACGATGCCGTAGAAGTTAATTCAAGGGACGTTACAATCTACGATCACAAACAACGGAAGCATCCAAGGCGTCTGGTGCTCACCAGTCGCCACCCACAGTAAGATGCCTCGTCATCACCGAGCTGGCTGGAGGGGACACGCAAGGAGCATCGGGGAGGACGCCTTTTTTTAGGAGTGCGTGGAGGGGAGATGGAGACTTTTTGCCCATAAACGACTTTGATGTCATGTGAATCATTGCTGCCCGCGACCGTCGGGCCCTCCATGGACCACCGCATTGTCCGTTTGCAACCTCGGTCCCCCCCCGCGCCCACGTAGTCGGTCGACATCCGCCGGACTCAGCATCGGATCGACGTTTACATGACTCGAAAATGAGTTCGATCCAAATTGATCCTTTCGATCTGTATTCATGTAATATAAGTTTGACGATTCAAGGCTGACTGGATTCGGATCCAATCCATACTCAAAATGACATGGATTCCTATTCTTAACGATTTTCCACCTTAGGTATAGAATATAGCTTACTAAAAAAATGTTAACcgattaaaatcaaattaaacacAAACAGTTTAGTAGATAAAAAATACTATAAAggttatatatatgtatgtatgcgGTCACCAATACGATTTTAGTTGTATGATACTTAGAGTCCGTTTATTTTATGGAATACTCAAGATTTGGTAAAATGATTGGTTATATCACtaagaaaatttttttaattgaaaatattttcattttcaatgaatAACTTATGGCTAACTATTTTCGCAggtgataaaaatattttgcattcatttatttttgtaaaagacataaatgatcttttttggggaaaatacTTTTCAGATATTGAGTTTTCCTTAAAACAAATATACCTAGTGAATTTGATTTTGGACATTAACTTTGAGTATCTCCAAAGTTGCCCATTAGGTGTCACGATTAGAAGTGAGCTTTTATGGAGATAGTAGAAGTCAGAGACAATAACACCAATAATTCTTGAGCTTTGGTCTAATTTGCAATATCATTgaagaacttttaatttatgcaatACTATCcatagacttttaatttgttaaatgtgACCCCTGAACTATTAGTAAACATTTCATATAGTTGCTAGACTATATGTAAATGTTTAAAAGTCCAGGGATTATATTTAACGTTGGACAAAGTTCTAAGATCACattgaaacaaataaaaaaaaaaattcagaaatgaTATTCTATGTTGGATTAAAGTTCAAAAACTATGTGTCATTCTCGTTCCTTGTACTATTTGTGGTTATTACACAAAGTTAATCTTGCATTGGTTAGGGGAATATGGACCGCCATAATTTAGTTGGGCTAGTCGGCTAGGCTTTAGGTTGAAAGATCCCAAACCTGAGCATGGATACTTACTTGGCCAGGTTGAGTAATAGTAACTGGCTGAAAGATGGGTCCGAATCAAACCCATTTAGATCCACTTTCTGTTGGTTTTTGATGTTTACATCTCATCGTAACTCATTCATGGAATTGAAGTGGGCCATTTCAAACCTAACTCAATAAATATGAGCGGAAAAATGGGTTGGTGAATCCATTACACCACCTCTACGTACATATGTCCTGTGTGAACTTTGGAAAAGGACCGAGCTCTCGACATTATCCGTTTATACGACTCGTAGTTAAAGTGCATTCATATTAAGCTGAAATAGGTTTGTGTCATAAATGGATCAATTTAATTGTACACTAACGGTACCAATCAAAACTCTGTTTAGCTTGACTTTGATTACTTTCTtcaccttttatttatttattatttttagtattGTTGTTAGTGCTTGTGCCGATTTGCTCGTGCCAATCAAACCAAACTAAATAAAGAAGCAGGAGATATTGCAAGTGATTTACTTCTTGCGTCTTGtacaattgattattttaatccgtTCATGGTAGGACTGGACATCGGATTAACATGTTATTTGTGTCAACACAATATGTTTAGATTTATTAAGAAATGTTTATACATATTAAGACATGTTTATACATGACTTAACGTGTaaacatttcttcttctctctaaTGTTTTTGGTCATTGGATTCTGTTTGGAGATTTTTCCCTGAAAGACTGTTTGTTTGttccatggatttttttttttttttttttgagcaaagttTGTTCCATGGAAATTGACAATTCGTTTGtgatgggatttttttttttttttctgtttttgggcTTATTTACGATGGGATTGACCTCGTCAGTTTCATTTCGTTTATGAtgggattttttgtttttggactTATTTATGACGGGATTGACCTGATCAGTTTTTTCTGATGGGCTGGTTCAGCCGCTCTCTCGCGCCCGTTTCCATATGCAATGACCCTGTCAACTATTCAAATGTATGTGTTCCCTTATATTTCTTTGTAGTTCGTCAGTCACAGTCATACCTCTATTTTAGATAGATGTTGTTTGATGTCACAGAACCTGCTCTAATTCccttcatttcctttcttttctttagtagGCATCCGACAGtacaattcaattcaatccattcctttcctttcttttctttcccgaGATCATAGTCGGAATCTTGTCCATTTCCTCAAAATCTTTCAATCCGAATGGAGTGTTAAAGTTGGTAGAGTCCTTACGATGTTGACAACCTCATCATGTACTAATTTCCCCACCAAGTTATAGTTTTTGAgtgacaaatttttaaaataaagtggaTAACTTTCCATTGCATTTCATATCGGTAAATTGCTCACGTTGTCGGCAAACTACTGTCGGTTACTTGACCAACAAATTGCCAATTGCACGATTTTACCATCTAATCAAATATCAGAAAATTATGACGCACTGAAATTTGTTCTGTGTctacaaatggaaaaaaaggagCATAGACATACTTATAAAATGTCTGTTTGTACTATTACTCAAGCATAAAAAGACCCAAGTCATGCAGACTCAAATCCTTGGAAATGGCCCCATGGTGAACATCTCTTTAGACTGCATTAATGTATCTGCAGTCCTTCCTAATTTCTCCTTCATCTCCCGTGAGAGGATTGTTCTCGGACAACGCGAGCATGGCCCTCGCGAACTGGTCCTGGAAGTAGCCGTTGTCGGCAGCCATCTTCTCCACGAAAGGAGCGGTTGTTGGATCTGAAGCCAACTGCTGATCTACCAGCAACAGTCCCTTGTGAGCCAACAGGTGCTTGTAGTACATGTTGTCCAGCACCATCGGAGTCTCTCTGTCGTTCCTCGAGTACCGCACCTTCTCCGGGTTTGGGTCTGGCATCGGGCACCGGCCTTTCAGGTATTCGGCGTAGTCGGAGTCTAAGGTTGGGTCCACGGTTGGGTAGAGTCTGTCGTATAGGTTGACGCAATGAACTCGACCAACCGAATGAGCTCCTGATCAGCGAATCGATGCCAATTAATGAGATGGGAAAAGTTTTATCGCTGAAAGTCTGAATTTCTATTACTACAATCCACTTCAATATTGGATAGAAATCATGCGTTAAGAACGATGAACAAGATAAACCCTAACCGATATACATCATACGAGATTATATCAAATGATGCATGAAGCGATCTTTCTATTACGGAACAGCAACATCGTCTGGGATACCCGGGTCCAGTTAAATAAACCAGACACGGACAAGGCATGTTCAAAGATGCATGAACTTGGTGAACTGCATATATCAAACACTTACCAAGGAGAGCGACTGTTCCTTCAGCATCGATGCCAACAGATTCAAAACGAGAAAGCACCAACGCCATCGAATCATTATGGTTAGGAATGAATTCTTCCACCACACTCGCGTGACTTTCTCTGCCGTCTCTCCTTCCACTTCTCATTTCAATGCGCGGTCCCCCTAACTGTACAAACAAATCGACGTATAGTATGGAGATCAAGCTACTTTCACAGACATTGATAATTCTCGAGTTCTGTCGGGGAACTGGGAAGCTGGTCTGTGTCGGTTTCGAgatcattttcatgttgaagTTTCGAAAAGATCCTTCCCTTTGGCACGCTCCGTGTTTTACGCAAGCCGTGCAGAAAAAAAGATGGCGTAAAAGTGAATTATCGAAACACTTACGAGAACGGTGCCATCTCTCGCGGAGAGGGCGATGATGTCGGCGCAAGAGACCGTCGCGGGGCATTCCTTCTCTAGAGCCTCCTTGATCTTGGTCACGTACTTGAAATTCCTCATCCCGAAGCTCCTCGAAGATGCCTGCTCCGACACGATCCCGTTTCCGTGCTTTGATTCTAGCAGGAGCGAGGCATCGCAGGACTAGCGATTCGTCACAAAGAGGTCAGCGACAGAGAGTCGTACATCAGTTCCGTTCGATACCCAGAAGATGAAAGATAATTCAGCATGCTTCAACACTAATTTGAGGACTATACATGCAGTGTTTGTGCGTGTGTTCATGTGTATAGATAGATATACGTACTTGGACCATGCAGTCATGAA harbors:
- the LOC104435756 gene encoding peroxidase 21, with the translated sequence MATGSFRHYGLGFVLLSLLLQLLSVTCTGSSELQSNYYAESCPNAEEIIKQEVAKLYDEHGNTAISWIRNLFHDCMVQSCDASLLLESKHGNGIVSEQASSRSFGMRNFKYVTKIKEALEKECPATVSCADIIALSARDGTVLLGGPRIEMRSGRRDGRESHASVVEEFIPNHNDSMALVLSRFESVGIDAEGTVALLGAHSVGRVHCVNLYDRLYPTVDPTLDSDYAEYLKGRCPMPDPNPEKVRYSRNDRETPMVLDNMYYKHLLAHKGLLLVDQQLASDPTTAPFVEKMAADNGYFQDQFARAMLALSENNPLTGDEGEIRKDCRYINAV